A region from the Spiroplasma taiwanense CT-1 genome encodes:
- a CDS encoding Asp23/Gls24 family envelope stress response protein: MIEQKLLDVIKNSVVTVPGVISFANFTAKTKEELKTEDISKAVEVVDLDTTFKVKIHIILINGVNIRDVVNEVQTRVKYELEKESNFMQNCIVDIAVDDLIVI, translated from the coding sequence GTGATAGAGCAAAAATTATTAGATGTAATTAAAAATTCTGTTGTTACTGTACCTGGTGTTATTTCTTTTGCAAATTTCACTGCAAAAACAAAAGAAGAATTAAAAACTGAAGATATTTCTAAAGCTGTTGAGGTTGTTGATTTAGATACAACATTTAAAGTAAAAATTCATATTATTTTAATTAATGGTGTTAACATACGAGACGTTGTCAATGAAGTTCAAACACGTGTAAAGTATGAGTTAGAAAAAGAATCTAACTTTATGCAAAATTGTATAGTTGACATTGCAGTCGATGATTTAATAGTTATTTAA
- a CDS encoding DAK2 domain-containing protein, which produces MKDAKILKGMITSGVNCIYNNYPHIDKLNVFPVPDGDTGTNMNLTCSNGFGEIEKTEFDKIGDLMSKFSRGLIMGARGNSGVIFSQIIKGFSNAMKEKENLNLETWKLAFTKAKEVAYAAVMKPVEGTILTVIRETSDFINSIVEEIDQLTFWNKVVEASTVSLNNTPELLAPLKEVGVVDSGGYGLVKFFEGMQYFIKNSKPITRLKKLEENTGGNIQLAIEDEFGYCTEAIVMLNEELIDKLKIDTVRSTFEQYGNTSIVAVMDGDILKVHTHALIPGQVLTYLQQFGEFKTIKVENMNIQAEKHVLDENDVSEAQKAAQKQRTLLNDVATISVVRSKGMVDYFKNELSIDFVIDGGPKMNPSTNDFLKAIEKVNAKTVYIFPNDSNVLLAAKQAKDLEKMSKVVVIETKTIPQGITAYLNLDSDESIKKNETNISKALKNVISVAINKAARDATIDGVKIKENEWMMSVDRKVVISAKILQEIFSRALSKLISSKTEILTIFTGTDASFKDVSDLRKHLDENHDIEYEVIDGGQEVYAFIIGIE; this is translated from the coding sequence ATGAAAGATGCAAAAATATTGAAGGGCATGATAACTAGTGGGGTAAATTGTATTTACAATAATTATCCTCATATTGATAAATTAAATGTTTTTCCTGTTCCAGATGGTGATACAGGTACAAATATGAATTTAACGTGCAGTAATGGTTTTGGAGAAATTGAAAAAACTGAATTTGATAAAATTGGTGACTTAATGTCAAAATTTTCAAGAGGTCTTATAATGGGAGCTCGAGGTAATTCAGGAGTAATTTTTTCACAGATTATTAAAGGTTTTTCAAATGCTATGAAAGAAAAAGAGAATTTAAATCTTGAAACTTGAAAATTAGCTTTTACAAAAGCAAAAGAAGTTGCATATGCAGCTGTTATGAAACCAGTAGAAGGAACAATTCTTACCGTAATTAGAGAAACAAGTGATTTTATTAATTCAATAGTTGAAGAAATTGATCAACTTACTTTTTGAAATAAAGTAGTTGAAGCATCAACTGTTTCTCTTAATAATACACCTGAATTATTAGCTCCTCTTAAAGAGGTTGGAGTAGTTGATAGCGGTGGTTATGGTTTAGTTAAATTTTTTGAAGGAATGCAATACTTTATTAAAAATTCAAAACCAATAACAAGATTAAAAAAATTAGAAGAAAATACTGGTGGTAACATTCAGTTAGCAATAGAAGATGAATTTGGATATTGTACTGAAGCAATCGTTATGCTAAATGAAGAATTAATTGATAAATTGAAAATTGATACAGTTAGAAGTACTTTTGAACAATATGGAAATACTTCAATTGTTGCAGTAATGGATGGAGATATTTTAAAAGTTCATACGCACGCTTTAATTCCTGGGCAAGTTTTAACTTACTTGCAACAATTTGGTGAATTTAAAACAATTAAAGTTGAAAATATGAATATTCAAGCAGAAAAACATGTGTTAGATGAAAATGATGTAAGTGAAGCCCAAAAAGCAGCTCAAAAACAAAGAACTTTATTAAATGATGTTGCAACAATTTCAGTTGTAAGATCAAAAGGGATGGTTGATTATTTTAAAAATGAATTAAGTATTGATTTTGTAATTGATGGTGGGCCAAAAATGAATCCTTCAACTAATGATTTTTTAAAGGCAATTGAAAAAGTAAATGCAAAAACAGTATATATTTTTCCAAATGACAGTAATGTTTTACTTGCTGCAAAACAAGCAAAAGATTTAGAGAAAATGTCAAAGGTTGTAGTTATTGAAACAAAAACAATTCCGCAGGGTATTACAGCATATTTAAATTTAGACTCAGATGAAAGTATCAAAAAAAATGAAACAAATATTTCAAAAGCACTCAAAAATGTTATTTCTGTTGCAATAAACAAAGCAGCAAGAGATGCAACTATTGATGGAGTAAAAATAAAAGAAAATGAATGAATGATGTCAGTTGATAGAAAAGTAGTAATTTCGGCTAAAATATTACAAGAAATATTTTCAAGAGCTTTATCAAAATTAATTTCTTCAAAAACAGAAATATTAACAATTTTTACTGGAACTGATGCAAGTTTCAAAGATGTTAGTGATTTAAGAAAACACCTTGATGAAAATCATGATATTGAGTATGAGGTTATTGATGGTGGACAAGAAGTCTATGCATTTATTATAGGAATTGAATAA
- a CDS encoding ribulose-phosphate 3-epimerase, with protein sequence MQKFIVAPSILTANFLNLGKELEKLEKAGIEWIHYDVMDYNFVPNLSFGTKILEDITNKFNFKIDVHLMVKIENFKMEDYLNSFIFKNIQQLTMHFESLTPEQIEEFISFCINKKLRSSIAINPDTNVEVILKYLNKLDNVLIMSVYPGFGGQSFITKSLEKLRFLKNYRDNNNLVFSIQVDGGINETTYKLVQLEGVDIIVAGSYLVGGNILNLEERVKKLKSD encoded by the coding sequence ATGCAAAAATTTATTGTAGCACCAAGTATTTTGACAGCAAATTTTTTAAATTTAGGTAAAGAATTGGAAAAATTAGAAAAAGCAGGAATTGAATGAATTCATTATGATGTTATGGATTATAATTTTGTTCCAAATCTTAGTTTTGGAACAAAAATTTTAGAAGATATAACAAATAAGTTTAACTTTAAAATTGATGTTCACTTAATGGTGAAAATAGAAAATTTCAAAATGGAAGATTATTTAAATTCATTTATATTTAAAAACATTCAACAATTAACAATGCATTTTGAATCATTAACACCAGAACAAATAGAGGAGTTTATTTCATTTTGCATAAACAAAAAATTGAGATCTTCAATTGCAATAAATCCAGATACAAATGTTGAAGTAATTCTAAAATATTTAAATAAACTTGATAATGTTCTTATAATGAGTGTTTATCCAGGATTTGGTGGTCAATCTTTTATTACTAAGAGTTTAGAAAAATTGAGATTTCTTAAAAATTATAGAGATAATAATAATTTAGTTTTTTCAATTCAAGTTGATGGTGGAATTAATGAAACAACATATAAATTAGTTCAATTGGAAGGAGTAGATATAATTGTTGCAGGAAGTTATCTTGTGGGGGGAAATATTTTAAATTTAGAAGAAAGAGTTAAAAAACTAAAAAGTGACTAA
- a CDS encoding PP2C family protein-serine/threonine phosphatase → MKFKYATLTDIGNYRKANQDFLDFFVNKNGEAFGIVCDGMGGHAFGEIASKLAVEKFVELFKKQNFFDMNQKEINRWLRNCINEILNEMIEYSNDRFETKDMGTTLTAILFTKIGGFVINIGDSRTYKLVNNSLFQITQDQNLWNSTPEAERKDIQMSSLYEKANELTFWKVLTSALGPQKTLRVDTYFIEKQEGIYMLTTDGVHDYIDQDITVATLSNKKIKLKEKANLIVEDAKDNISTDNLSILIIEAE, encoded by the coding sequence ATGAAATTTAAATATGCAACTTTAACAGATATTGGAAATTATAGAAAAGCAAATCAAGATTTTTTAGATTTTTTTGTTAATAAAAACGGTGAGGCTTTTGGAATAGTTTGTGATGGTATGGGGGGGCATGCATTTGGTGAAATAGCTTCAAAATTAGCTGTTGAAAAATTTGTTGAATTATTTAAAAAACAAAATTTCTTTGATATGAATCAAAAAGAAATTAATAGATGACTAAGAAATTGTATTAATGAAATATTAAATGAAATGATAGAATATTCTAACGACAGATTTGAAACAAAGGATATGGGAACAACATTAACTGCAATTTTATTTACTAAAATTGGAGGTTTTGTTATTAATATTGGAGATTCAAGAACCTATAAATTAGTTAATAATTCTTTGTTTCAAATAACACAAGACCAAAATTTATGAAATTCTACTCCTGAAGCAGAAAGAAAAGATATTCAAATGTCTAGTTTATATGAAAAAGCAAATGAACTAACTTTTTGAAAAGTCTTAACAAGCGCCTTAGGACCTCAAAAAACACTAAGAGTTGATACATATTTTATTGAAAAACAAGAGGGAATTTATATGTTAACAACAGACGGTGTTCATGATTATATTGATCAAGATATAACAGTTGCAACATTATCAAATAAGAAAATAAAATTAAAGGAAAAAGCTAATTTAATAGTTGAAGACGCAAAAGATAATATATCAACAGATAATTTATCAATTTTAATTATAGAGGCAGAGTAA
- the rsgA gene encoding ribosome small subunit-dependent GTPase A, producing MLKTGIILKIISEYAYVLFEKQVYECKSKGKLRHNNQKPTTGDFVTFEILDTNDFKGIIFEILKRKNELYRPRISNIDQVVIITSVKEPILNTYTLNKYLCFVESLELKPVLAFTKVDLVDINDEYLNLARKYEDIGYEIYLINNMIETDLEWKKFILSLEKKVSVFTGQTGTGKSTTLNHIIPNIFEKTQEISKSLNRGKHTTTKNELFIYKDGLIGDTPGFSSFEFKEMTPAMLATSLTYFKKILNKCKFNNCIHVNNTPGCQLIEDVKNNKFPKFIYEDYIKIQLELENEQLRRKY from the coding sequence ATGTTAAAAACAGGAATTATATTAAAAATAATTAGTGAGTATGCTTATGTTTTATTTGAAAAACAAGTATATGAGTGCAAATCAAAAGGAAAATTAAGACATAATAATCAAAAACCAACAACAGGTGACTTTGTTACATTTGAAATATTAGATACTAACGATTTTAAGGGTATTATTTTTGAAATTTTAAAAAGAAAAAATGAATTATATAGACCAAGAATTTCAAATATAGATCAGGTTGTTATAATAACTTCAGTTAAAGAACCAATTCTTAATACATATACATTAAATAAATATTTATGTTTTGTTGAATCATTGGAATTAAAACCTGTATTGGCTTTTACAAAAGTTGATTTAGTAGATATTAATGATGAATATCTAAATCTTGCTAGAAAATATGAAGACATTGGTTATGAAATTTATTTGATTAATAATATGATTGAAACTGATTTAGAATGAAAAAAATTCATATTATCTTTGGAAAAAAAAGTTTCTGTATTTACTGGACAAACTGGTACAGGTAAATCAACAACGTTAAATCATATTATTCCAAATATTTTTGAAAAGACTCAAGAAATTTCGAAATCATTAAATAGAGGAAAACATACAACCACCAAAAATGAATTATTTATTTATAAGGATGGTTTAATTGGAGACACACCAGGATTTTCTTCTTTTGAGTTTAAAGAAATGACACCTGCTATGCTTGCAACGAGTTTGACTTATTTTAAAAAAATCTTAAATAAATGTAAATTTAATAATTGTATTCACGTAAATAACACACCAGGTTGTCAGTTAATTGAAGATGTAAAAAATAATAAGTTTCCAAAATTTATTTATGAGGATTATATAAAAATACAATTGGAATTAGAAAATGAACAATTAAGGAGAAAATATTAA
- the rpmB gene encoding 50S ribosomal protein L28, with product MARKDGLTGKGPLSGNSRSHAMNANKRKWNLNLQKVQVMDENGKVMTLKVSARTLRTLKKNNQLAK from the coding sequence ATGGCAAGAAAAGACGGTTTAACAGGCAAAGGACCATTATCTGGTAATTCAAGATCACATGCTATGAATGCCAATAAAAGAAAATGAAACCTTAACCTACAAAAAGTTCAGGTTATGGATGAAAATGGTAAAGTTATGACTTTAAAAGTTTCAGCAAGAACTCTAAGAACTTTGAAAAAAAATAATCAATTAGCAAAATAA
- a CDS encoding ABC transporter permease: MNNIFKSYIKLFIKSWVETLGTIIFLIIFTMLIMGMLATPLQLSLKASSIKRETSTWQEQRQTDGKLSEDFIEKFFTPENQINGSVVITKVKDKEIKIDFPIEGWFSEKSIDAINKYLESLKVEIEESCNDSNETNCEENYKKSEKNSLVSSLFNSYKIYHDSKELILSINEDGEENKLKINEIFTPTAIEILNSNNRSLNSYIIDQIISQLSSFEGNSNFNYSNFNNVSKNFRDSATNKQYLYFISSVGSLIQNSQNLNNLVLQEGRLPTENNEIILNDAFMKKQNLSIGDNIKISENYEFKIVGIGIKYSTLSPIGFSSFSDSIDNYAQIFTTDDFFKSNENYSFKNIFLNEEKNPSWEQSTASGKRFRFWSETYVNNYNLDISINEILTESSSDDFPLIFNSGSAVFKEMTSHSVIKNLTNLYIITWIYAVIGGILFILAFFFILFVLKKEINNTRRQLGVFKSLGYKTSELTWIFAVKTFITMIIAIAIGYLLSMPFQIDSATKQFNTYVIFDYQIIYSNVLFLFILIIGVPLIFSLFSYLSIFKYLSEGALALLSSGPKKSNFDWLILILKIIFWPALIYFFFNWLILKILKNKNFGFTFRMQHAFVSTGKGKFALIMGLFAFSSFLFTLQLRTMPIIENMIDGAYNIYSPETNHLYNFKSATNMDIKKDGLSKNITKPDYHLDFVNVNEEGFNSIKDYVDQNSLNKNDDYYYTSLASNLINAAAELKTEINKNSSNSQQINSLSSIVLNFAMLLLPLEEGQQKLAGLKDDLINSNFENILKFLEELKNSPISETSLILIKPETLKGLYLNDIAQYLCVSTPSETVIDCTNIEEYKESLLSSFNTNKMSKKDTPLVDLNISDTLKTLVQTFFMTKENINPFISINSVLFEGQKEALMQVLPFYILGNSEVDIDESILKLFDTTSKYGGDLKKIINFSGVNDENFKELTEVNDDYINGIISFRLSRLINKNIGDTFEINIGNKGLKQKIKIVAINLNDTMLQNVYVDYKVTIDKIGKNLSDKDSKYYFNEINSTKLASEGKIDFADIGGSINSFKNLKDTFSFASSVKEPWVGNILDIFVRNLDISQIPALTGFEEIIREMKENINAPKDINFFMEPGVISLPILKSVIDELISKLTNSMLMYILIDIVLLTILLVVIMNIIISDSINIITIMRSLGYSNRQINWMVMGKYITGAFISFVFAFLASVMIWYIIQAIVWEQFKILILVPSLPWIPFVSLIVLGAIIYIGWLAAMFQIKKRPLTLLVS; the protein is encoded by the coding sequence ATGAACAATATATTTAAATCTTACATTAAACTTTTTATTAAATCCTGAGTTGAAACTTTAGGAACAATTATTTTTTTAATTATTTTTACTATGCTTATAATGGGTATGCTTGCAACTCCCTTACAATTATCACTTAAGGCGTCGTCTATAAAAAGAGAGACTTCAACCTGACAGGAGCAACGCCAAACAGATGGAAAATTAAGTGAAGATTTTATTGAAAAATTTTTTACTCCAGAAAATCAAATAAATGGTAGTGTTGTCATAACAAAAGTGAAAGATAAAGAAATTAAAATTGATTTTCCTATAGAAGGCTGATTTTCTGAAAAATCAATTGATGCAATTAATAAATATTTAGAATCACTCAAAGTTGAAATAGAAGAATCATGTAATGACTCTAATGAAACAAATTGTGAAGAAAATTATAAAAAAAGCGAAAAAAATAGTTTGGTATCATCACTATTTAATTCATACAAAATTTATCACGATTCAAAAGAATTAATTTTATCAATCAATGAAGATGGAGAAGAGAATAAATTAAAAATTAATGAAATATTTACTCCAACAGCAATAGAAATTCTAAATTCAAATAATAGAAGTTTAAATAGCTATATAATTGATCAAATAATTTCGCAGCTATCATCATTTGAAGGTAATTCAAATTTTAATTATTCAAATTTTAATAATGTTTCAAAAAACTTTAGAGATTCAGCAACTAATAAACAGTATTTATATTTTATTTCATCTGTTGGATCTTTAATTCAGAATTCACAAAATTTAAATAATCTTGTTTTACAAGAAGGTAGATTACCGACAGAAAATAATGAAATAATTTTAAATGATGCCTTTATGAAAAAACAGAATCTATCAATAGGAGATAATATTAAAATATCTGAAAATTATGAATTTAAAATTGTAGGAATTGGAATTAAATATTCAACTTTATCTCCAATAGGTTTTTCTTCATTTTCCGATTCTATTGATAATTATGCTCAAATTTTTACTACAGATGACTTCTTCAAATCAAACGAAAATTATTCATTTAAGAACATTTTTTTAAATGAAGAGAAAAATCCTTCTTGAGAGCAGTCAACTGCATCAGGTAAAAGATTTAGATTTTGATCAGAAACTTACGTTAATAATTATAATTTAGATATTTCAATAAATGAAATTTTAACCGAATCTTCATCTGATGATTTTCCATTAATCTTTAATTCTGGTTCAGCTGTTTTTAAAGAAATGACAAGTCATTCAGTAATTAAAAATTTGACTAATTTATATATAATAACTTGAATTTATGCTGTAATTGGAGGAATACTATTTATTTTAGCGTTCTTCTTTATATTATTTGTTCTAAAAAAAGAAATAAATAATACAAGAAGACAATTGGGGGTATTTAAATCACTTGGGTATAAAACTAGTGAATTAACTTGAATATTTGCAGTTAAGACATTTATAACAATGATAATTGCAATAGCAATTGGTTATTTATTATCAATGCCCTTTCAAATTGATTCGGCAACAAAGCAATTTAATACTTATGTAATTTTTGATTATCAAATTATTTATTCTAATGTTTTATTCTTATTTATTTTAATTATTGGAGTTCCATTGATTTTTTCATTATTTAGTTACTTATCAATATTTAAATATTTATCTGAAGGTGCTCTTGCGTTATTAAGCTCAGGCCCAAAGAAATCTAATTTTGATTGACTAATTTTAATTTTAAAAATAATATTTTGACCAGCATTAATATATTTTTTCTTTAATTGACTAATTTTAAAAATTTTAAAAAATAAAAATTTTGGTTTCACTTTTAGAATGCAACACGCTTTTGTTTCTACAGGAAAGGGTAAATTTGCATTGATTATGGGATTATTTGCTTTTAGTTCATTTTTATTTACTTTACAATTAAGAACTATGCCAATAATTGAAAATATGATTGATGGTGCATATAATATTTATTCACCAGAAACTAATCATCTTTATAATTTTAAAAGTGCAACTAATATGGATATTAAAAAAGATGGTTTATCTAAAAATATAACTAAACCAGATTATCATTTAGATTTTGTAAATGTTAACGAAGAAGGATTTAATTCAATAAAAGACTACGTTGATCAAAACTCATTAAATAAAAATGATGACTATTATTATACTTCTCTTGCATCAAATTTAATTAATGCAGCAGCAGAACTTAAAACAGAAATTAATAAAAATTCATCAAATAGCCAACAAATAAATAGTCTTTCTAGTATTGTACTAAATTTTGCAATGTTATTATTACCTTTAGAAGAAGGTCAGCAAAAATTGGCAGGATTAAAAGATGATTTGATTAATTCTAATTTTGAAAATATTTTAAAATTTTTAGAAGAATTAAAAAACTCTCCAATTTCAGAAACTTCTTTAATTTTAATTAAACCTGAAACTTTAAAAGGTCTTTATTTAAATGATATTGCACAATATTTGTGTGTTTCAACACCAAGTGAAACAGTAATTGATTGTACAAATATTGAAGAATATAAAGAATCATTACTGTCAAGTTTTAATACTAATAAAATGAGCAAAAAAGATACTCCTCTTGTAGATTTAAACATTAGTGATACTTTAAAAACTTTAGTTCAAACATTTTTCATGACTAAAGAAAATATTAATCCTTTTATAAGTATAAATAGTGTTTTATTTGAAGGCCAAAAAGAAGCGTTAATGCAAGTTTTACCATTTTATATTTTAGGAAACAGTGAGGTTGACATCGATGAATCTATTTTAAAATTATTTGACACAACATCAAAATATGGGGGAGATCTTAAAAAAATAATTAATTTTTCAGGAGTGAACGATGAAAATTTTAAAGAACTAACTGAAGTGAATGATGACTATATTAATGGAATTATTTCTTTTAGACTTTCTAGATTAATTAATAAAAATATTGGAGACACTTTTGAAATTAATATTGGTAATAAAGGTTTAAAACAAAAAATAAAAATTGTTGCAATTAATTTAAATGATACAATGCTTCAAAATGTTTATGTAGATTATAAAGTTACTATTGATAAAATTGGAAAAAATTTAAGTGATAAAGACTCAAAATACTATTTCAATGAAATAAATAGTACAAAATTAGCCAGTGAAGGTAAAATTGATTTTGCTGATATTGGAGGATCAATTAATAGTTTTAAAAACTTAAAAGATACATTTAGTTTTGCTTCATCTGTTAAAGAACCTTGAGTTGGAAATATATTAGATATTTTCGTAAGGAATCTTGATATTTCACAAATTCCTGCATTAACCGGATTTGAAGAAATTATTAGGGAAATGAAGGAAAATATAAATGCTCCAAAAGATATTAATTTCTTTATGGAACCCGGTGTTATTTCATTACCTATTTTAAAATCTGTAATTGATGAATTAATAAGTAAATTAACAAATTCTATGTTAATGTATATTTTAATTGACATTGTATTATTAACAATTTTATTAGTGGTAATTATGAATATTATTATTTCAGATTCTATTAATATAATTACAATTATGAGATCATTGGGATATTCAAATAGACAAATAAATTGAATGGTAATGGGAAAATATATAACGGGAGCTTTTATTAGTTTTGTATTTGCATTCTTAGCCTCAGTTATGATTTGATATATTATTCAAGCAATTGTTTGAGAACAATTTAAAATATTAATATTAGTTCCTTCTTTACCTTGAATTCCATTTGTTTCTCTAATTGTTCTAGGAGCAATTATTTATATAGGGTGATTAGCGGCGATGTTCCAAATTAAAAAAAGACCATTGACTTTATTAGTAAGTTAA
- a CDS encoding thiamine diphosphokinase: MTKALIIISPTNIDLKNFEKNYFIVGVERGCLELIKQNINIDLAISDFDQVSKAEKELIKLKTKEYIELNPEKYYLDGISALEELKKRKYDDITMIVNPSKRYDMNLSILEYVFNYNLTILNDDSIIFKLNPGKNILNFNNFQEFTYVSFFAKENLKISIKNLKYEVDDLFLIAYSTRAFSNCFIPYKNAIITLDKELIVIMTK, from the coding sequence GTGACTAAAGCTTTAATAATTATTTCCCCAACGAATATTGATTTAAAAAACTTTGAGAAAAATTATTTTATTGTTGGAGTTGAGAGAGGTTGTTTAGAATTAATTAAGCAAAATATTAATATAGATTTAGCCATTTCTGATTTCGATCAAGTATCAAAAGCAGAAAAAGAATTAATAAAATTAAAAACTAAAGAATATATAGAATTAAATCCAGAAAAATATTATTTAGATGGAATTTCTGCTTTAGAAGAACTAAAGAAAAGAAAATATGATGATATTACTATGATAGTTAATCCATCAAAAAGATATGATATGAATTTAAGTATTTTAGAGTATGTTTTTAATTATAATTTAACAATTTTAAATGATGATTCAATTATATTTAAGTTAAATCCAGGAAAAAATATTTTAAATTTTAATAATTTTCAAGAATTTACATATGTATCTTTTTTTGCAAAAGAAAATTTAAAAATTTCTATTAAAAATTTAAAGTATGAAGTAGATGATTTATTTTTAATAGCTTACTCTACTAGAGCTTTTTCTAATTGTTTTATTCCTTATAAAAATGCAATAATAACTTTAGATAAAGAATTAATTGTAATCATGACAAAATAA
- a CDS encoding serine/threonine-protein kinase: MKQYEKGQILADRYELIEAIGKGGMASVFKAFDIYTKTIVAVKILAPEIVLKPVGQERFEVEKEAFAKLGLNPNVVKLFDVIQSGDEWYIILECVEGGTLKDKYQNFGAMTLRELKYYFSKICDALSEAHKLKIIHRDIKPDNVLLTQSGEVKLGDFGISVMEDRSTETEKAIGTPKYMPPEIIAAQKATPKSDIYSLGIMLYEFSTGIAPFIHKEANGIALKHLKETPTLPKLINPSIPQSLENIILKMIEKEPLYRYESVDEVKRDLLKVKQTDSPKPYNYHKKVTLNMKEGQKTIKVGTTYDKLPVIAKSAFSFSFTLIFLFLILILVAVLVFI; encoded by the coding sequence ATGAAACAATATGAAAAAGGTCAAATTTTAGCTGATAGATATGAATTAATTGAAGCAATTGGAAAAGGTGGAATGGCTTCTGTTTTTAAAGCTTTTGATATTTACACTAAAACAATTGTTGCTGTTAAAATTTTAGCCCCCGAAATTGTTCTAAAACCTGTGGGTCAAGAAAGATTTGAAGTAGAAAAAGAAGCATTTGCGAAATTAGGTTTAAACCCAAATGTTGTTAAACTTTTTGATGTAATTCAATCTGGAGATGAATGGTATATTATTTTAGAATGTGTCGAAGGAGGCACTTTAAAAGATAAATATCAAAATTTTGGAGCAATGACATTAAGAGAATTAAAATATTATTTTTCAAAAATTTGTGATGCTCTTTCTGAGGCACATAAATTAAAAATTATTCACAGAGATATAAAACCAGATAATGTATTACTTACCCAAAGTGGGGAAGTTAAATTGGGAGATTTTGGTATTTCTGTAATGGAAGATAGATCTACAGAAACAGAAAAAGCAATAGGAACTCCAAAATATATGCCTCCTGAAATTATAGCTGCTCAAAAAGCTACACCTAAAAGTGATATTTATTCATTAGGAATAATGTTATATGAATTTTCAACAGGAATTGCCCCATTTATACATAAGGAAGCTAATGGAATTGCTTTAAAACATCTGAAAGAAACACCAACACTTCCAAAACTAATAAACCCTTCAATTCCTCAAAGTTTAGAAAATATAATTTTGAAAATGATTGAAAAAGAACCATTATATAGATATGAATCAGTTGATGAAGTGAAAAGAGATTTATTAAAAGTTAAACAAACAGATTCGCCAAAACCATACAATTACCATAAAAAGGTAACTTTAAATATGAAAGAGGGTCAAAAAACAATTAAAGTTGGCACAACATATGATAAATTGCCTGTTATTGCAAAAAGTGCTTTTTCATTTTCTTTTACTTTGATATTTTTATTTTTGATTTTGATTTTAGTTGCTGTCTTGGTTTTTATCTAA